The DNA window TGGTTCTAAAACCTAATGCAGAATCGGAGACTGCAGTGCAAAGAGCAACCAATTATATATACCATGTTGTAGGCTGCCCTATACAGCTAATTATTCCAATGTGCTCGACAGCGATGGCAACTATTTTTAGTACTGAGGTAGTTAAGCTTGCAGGCCAGATTTCTACAACTCGAAGCAACCAAAGAAATAAATTTGTATAGATGCATCCTAATCATCAACAAAAAGCTAAACcaaacccttttttttaatcagagAAAGGGCAACAACTGCTGATGAAATAGCAATGGTAACACAGAATTATCCATCATGATGATTTTGCGAGAACTAGATAGTAAAATTAATAACCTAAGGAACATGAATATGAGATTAGAAAGCATAAAGTAGCAAATAggttcatcaattttttttatctcacatCACAGAGCTGGAGGATTGCCAAACCTCCTCCTGAGTGCTGACATGACGCTCCTCATCCTACTACTTGCCTGGGCAGATGATTGTGCATTGGTGGCGTTAGTCGGGAGATCCATGGCTGCCATCTGATCAGTAAGCTCTGTAATTTGCACCTGTCCAGCCTCTTGCCCGCCATTTTCAATTGCACCTCCAGCATCACGCTCCAATACAATATCCAAGCTGATAGAGAATGAGCCACCCCTAACCACCTTCAGGTTCTCAATACATTCATATGATACGCCGCGGCATCTCTTCAATTTCACCTTGACCAAGCTGGGGCAGCCCCCATTCAGTGCCCACATCCCACGGTCTGAGACTGGGCAACCCTTGATGCAAAGCTTCTTGAGCGCAGCGCAGCGCTCAGCCAGGCAAATGATCTCAGGATCCCCAACGGTCTCACACCCACAAAGGGCAAGACGCTCCAGTGAGCGGCAATGTTCACCAAGCATACGGAGACTCTGCACGGTAGGGTTGACCCCAATCAAGACGAGCTCTTGCAGGTCTGGACATCCTCGTGCAACAGCCATGAGGCCATGATCCCCAATCCTGTTTGTGCGCCACCCATCAATATGTAGCTTGCGCAGTTTGTGACATTTCTCGGCAACGCTGATTATGCCTGCATCAGTACACTCTGGGGTCTTGACAAGAAACAGGACTTCAAGGTTTGCACATGCCGATACAGCGGAGAGGCCGCGGTCACCCACCTGCAGCTTCTCAAGGTGGAGCTCAACAAGGCCAGGTACACGCGCGGCGATGACCTCCAATGGGAGGTCCCAGGAGCCAGAGCACCTCAAGATCTTGAGCGACCGGAGGTTCGGCGACGAGGCAACCAACGGCACGAAGCAGAGGGCGCTGTACAGGTCTTTCAGGCAGACTGACCGCAGCGACGAGGCGGGCGGGAAGAGGATCTCCTCGGTGATGGCTgtggtggcgccggcggtgtCAGGGAGGCCGCGAAGGCGCTTGACGGAGAGGTCCTCGAGGAGGGGGCACGACCggaggacggcgacgaaggCCTTGGGCCCAAAACTGCAGGACGCGACGGAGAGCTTGCGGATCACCGGCGTGGCGCCAGCGAGCGACGCGAGCCCGTCGTCGGAGAGCTGCCGGAGGCCGCGGAGCTTGAGCCTGGCGAGCCGCGCggacggcagcgcggcggccacCTGGCGCGCCCCGTCGTCGGAGAGGCTGTCCGTCCCGGAGCCCCGGGCGCAGCGGAGCGCGAGCTTGCTCACCGCCGTGAACCGCGCGAAGATCCCCTGCGCGGCGTACccgagcgcggcgcgggcgtcgagcgagaggcggtggcgcgtgGAGGCGTCCACCTCCTTCCACCGCGCGCAGGTGAGCGAGCACGCGTTGCGGTCGGTCGGGGTGAGCGACGCGAACACGAGGGAGAGGATCTCGTCGGGCAGGTCCTGCGTGTGGTctcgctccggcggcggcgccgcgaaccttgcgccgccgccggcggtgggcggcgcgtcccccgccaccaccagcaTCGTCCGCTGCGCCCTGGGCGGcgccatgggaggaggaggaggaggggagggtgaggcggaggaggtggaagaggaagaggaggagctggATTTGGCGAGGCGGGGAGTCGAGGGGGATTGGCCCATGCTACGCTATCCCCGAGGCCGCGATGGGTGGGGAGGCGCAAGCCATCCGGGTGGTGGACGGGATGCGCGGCCGGATCTGCCGATCCGGTTTGCGGGGGGCAAGCGAGGCGACGACGCCTCGTCTAATCGACCACCgggagaggaggacgaggaggagatggggaaaGTAGCGGAGTTTAGTACACCGATGCGTCGAATTGATGGTGAGACCGTGAGAGCGTTTCGattttctctttcctctcttctctcgttCTAATCTCAGGTGGTTGGGCGAGGTTGCGGACGGTGCGTGCGTCGTCACAGCCGAGCCGCCTCGCGGAGAGGGCAGCACCGCAGCAGCGTGCCAGCGTCTCGTCTCTCGTGGACTCGGTCATTCGCTGGCGTGTGGCCAAGGCAAAGGGCGTGAGCGCTGCTGCCTCGGATGCGCGCAGCGGGTGGGGGCGCAAAACTTGTGTGCGTATTgaccgtgtttttttttttaactgaggCGGGATATTTCTGGGCTTCTGGCGAGCGGCGGAGCCAGCGGCCAGTGTATGAACCTGTGGGAGCAACACCGTTTCTGACCGGTTTACTAGGTACTAGGAATTTGTTTGGTGTCACGCGAAGTACGACTATATTAAGGCCTGTTtggtttgatgaaaaaaaaaaaaccttattaaattttggcatgtcaaaattttaatatagttgccaaaattttggtaactaaatatagccacttttttttataactttatcaAAACTtgataagattaaaatagcatcaaaataaacaggcccttaatctGAAGTTGTTGCGGGGGAGGGATCCTCTCTTTAGGACATCCACAATGTAGTCTAAAACTAGTCCATAagtaataaaatatttcattcaGCTACCTCACCACATTGTGGAACTAGTCCATAGCAAGAaaatgggagcgtatcctatgcacacaggccctcgcgtgtacacaccgtgtacaccaactaaaaattatcacaaaaaattctaggaaaattcatacctgtactttcaatagtattacatctacgtgcaaagtcgcatcttcaaattcattctacatagagaataacaaaaaagataaaattcttacaaaattataaccttaaaactgtcagattttttgttttttttgttacggctaaaatataatgaatttgacgttaagattttaaccctaggtgtaatacaattgaaagtatgggtatgattttttctagattttttggtgacattttttagttggtgtacacgtgtgtacacgtgagggcctgtgtgcataggatatgttgcccaagaaaatagcaaaagttacccataagcatatgggttgctcatatagaataaaatatgttatttgtctctattttctctctccttctaaTACTAGTtgctatctatatacattgtgaagatAACAATAATTATAGTCcatatatgtgggtcccatctatatggacAACTTTTGCTATATACATTGTTGTTGCCCTTACTCTCTTTTAGTACGTGCTTGACCTAATCCTAAACAAAAGAAACGGGCCCGGTCAGGTCAGGTCTACCTCAACCTCAACCGGACAATTGCCGTGTGGTTGCACAAAATGGGTGGTCTATCGCGTGACGTGCCGAATTACATCGTGTTTTGTATTCGGTGCAGGTGTCGATTTCGCGTGGAGAGACCCACAAAGAGCTGACGAAGAGAAACGAAAACTTGCAGCAACCATTGTTTTGTTGGGGAGAAGAAAAAACCCAACCAAACAAACGCATTGATGACGTCCAcccaaaaaccacaaaaaaacGTACGGCTCTAGCTACAGTAGCGTAATGCTCGCACATTGAAACAGTAATAATCCCTTGCTGTTGCTGAAGACTGTGTACATCGTACATCCAGCATGCGTCTACGCTACTGCTCAGCTGTACCGACGCGGATGGCAGTTGCATCCCCATTATTTGCCGGGACCGGTGCGCACCGGTCGGAATCCACGTTGGTCAGCGCCTCAGCGGGCGCGGCGGCAACAAACAGCGCGAACGCTCCACGACGCCCGCCTTTGCTGGAGAAGAGGGAAATTCGGAGCAGTTTGTTGCCGGTGAGCCTGCAGAATTCGCGCGCGCGTACACTATTTCTGCAGCTTGCGGCTGAAATTTTAACAGGGACATCGCATCGTGATCACCACGATATCCACATCCACTGGTCCGTTCTATAGCATCGTTCCGTGCAACTACTTGAGGTTGATGTTTTCAGAATCTTCAGACAAGCACCACAAGCCTGCATCAGCCTTTCGGTCCATTTTTACAGACTACACAAGTTAAAGACGTTGCCCGGAAACATTAGCTTCGGTCCAGAAATTCAGTCCATGCAATGGTGTAGTCTTTATCTTGCTTTACAGCTCAGGCATACACACAGGTGTATGTACGCAGAAGCGTAGTAATCAGTGGAGTCAAATCTAGCTAGGAAGATTTCGCTTTGCAGTTAACTACGCTCTCTTTCTGCTAAGTGGTGCAGCTTTGCTGAAAAGACGAGCTTCCCATACGTAGTGGGGCGCACTACTGcagaacaacaagaagaagagaaatGGCGCAGGACGATGTGAAATGATGAAGTGATTATCATAATCATGTAAGACAAGGATGTTGCTTGTTAAATACTCGTGGCCTGCTCTGAAAAGAGGAGGATTCTGGATAAGAAAGGAGCAGCCATTGGTTGCTTTCAGCACAATACTCAGCTTATCCTGTCAAAGAACAACCAACACTCGAGTAATCATTCACCATTAACTTTCAGTGAATCCTACCTACAAGCTTTCTGAATCGCCTTTAGCGGCTCTGCACTCATTAGCTAAAATTGCAAAATTACTGGAATAAAGACCAAAGCAGTTCATGTTCATGTTCATCCTGCCTCATGAGTCATGAATAAAGTTACTTCGTTCTACTTTTATTGTCAGATTTCCATTTGATGAGTAATGAGCCTTCAGATGCAAAATTGCCGAGCTGGAGCCCTGGAAGGTGGCGCGTCTGTATCAAGGAGCCAATTTTGTCTCTTTTTTCGGAGTGGGATACATCAAGAACTACTTTTTATACAACTTCTTTTGTGCAATTGATTGATCGATCAACAGTAATACAGAGGAGATAGTAAGAAACAGTGGTTTCTGTAAGTCTATTATAATCTCATCCCCATTTCGTCTTGTCTGTTGGGACATGGGACTGTATCACAGTACAGTCATGACAATCGCACCGCCGTGAACTAACTGCCTTTCGACATGCTAATTATCAGATCGCAACTGTATTATTGTAATTATTGCTGCAGTCTGCCGAAACATTTCACTCAAAGAATCGAGATTCCGAAGGAACCcggttcttttctttcttcagcCGAGGTGGTCAGGTGGGTGTGTTAGCTATACCTGGTTTCCAActggagcggtccattagcgcgtgattaattaaatactctattagctattttttcttaaaaatggattaatttgattttataaagcaacttttgtatataaaatttttgcaaaaaaacgcaccgtttagtggtttgaaaagcgtgcgcgcggaaaacgaaggagatgggttaggaaaaggggcatccgaacacaagtatagccaactactagctgtaattcatctatagccaatctaatagctcattcacgTAATAGTACCTATAagcatatactacaccattaatatatggttcCACCTCTCATATACACACAACGTATTGGAGTCCACGTGGTAGCTGgttacaaatctgtagtccgtttttcttctatattttcttctctcctccacatgtGCTTACAGCTAACTtgtagtctgctattgtactcgctctaaGGGTGTGATGGATACCAACCGATGATCAGATCGCAATATGGTTGATGTTTCTGTCACGGAAACTGAGGATTCGTTGGGTTTAACCGTTTAGAgaaagtataatagtgagctataagcttactgtaagcttatgtggaggagagaggtaacAAAAAATCAAGGGggtggctctcatgcaagagctagcttaacacaatatctaagacaaatacattaaatgtataagtgagagatagcgagaggagaagaaaattatagccaaccttatagctaattttattatatatgttaacTTTAAGATGAGCTAATAGTAGAAGTTGAGTTATACTATTATCCTTTCTCTTAAGCGTCGACGGAAGGTTGATCGATTGGTGGGAATTTGGGTGGTCAATCACCGTATCCCATGAGATCGTTCTCCAACTGATCGAATCGCAAGGAGTTACCGGTACTTCTCACATAGCTATTTGCTGCTACGCAGTCTGCAAAGTAACAGCAAAATCTTCACGGGAACAATGACCGAGGATAAAAGGAAGTGGGCTTTCTGGGATGGAAACAAAGGTTTCATTCCAGGATAGTACGGTATAACTCTGGATTTCAGGATTGGTTTTATAACTCTGACTTCCAGTGTTGATCTTTTTTCTTCAGAACGATTGGTTTCCATTTAGATGAACAAGGCTTCACGTACGATTCATCCAGTGTTAGGAAGGGCCTGCGAATTCGGCATGTTTTCTACAGTTAAGATGGGCTGCCAAAGTCCAACAACCTTAAGGCTCACTGGGATCAGCTAATTACAGTAATTGCTCTAACTGTTTAATTAAACCTAACATGTTTGAACAGTGATATTCATGAAACTTATttagtagtaaaaaaatatagtacttcatccacccaaaatataacaacttttaatctttaaaatttgtatcaagTATAACTACATATTCATCCACATTCTATTTTTAACTGATCACAACACCATTCAAATTTCCACATACCTCATCTTTCTAATCAATCACAACATTCttctatttaattctaccaaCTTACTTAGCAATCGTGTATAATTTTAAAACTTCTTATGTTTTTTGGACGAAGATAATACTCCCTGTTATAAAATCTGAGCTAATATACCACGGGATCCCGTCTAAATGGGATGATACCGATCAAGTATCAGATTGATCTGATACCCGTAGGTACCAGTCACCAACCTATACCTCGTTAGTATTAGCTGATGCCTGCTGGGACCACGTACCTGGTTGATACCCGATGGTACTAGGCGTGGTACCTATCAGTACTAGACCTGGTACCTATTGAGTATCAGACCAGAGCTTAGAGGGGAAGAGAATAAGGGATGAAGATGGTTATATGTGTTGGTTCTCTCACCTGGAGATGATGACGCCAAGCTCGATCAATGCCAAATCCAATAGCCGAGGATCTTGGGGTTTCAAATTTGTCGAACATGAGCAACAAGAAGGACACTTCCTCCCCTATCCTCCCTTGCACTTGGCGGCAATGGTGGTCGGTGGTGGTCTTACTCGACAACAATGGCATCGACACTGCCTCATCCTCTATCAACGGTGATGGAGGCGGAAGCTCCATGTCTTCCATCAATGCAATGATGGCGCTTCCCATCTCCTTCGGCTGCGACTTCCTTTGTCCTCGCAGCGCAAGTCCACCTAATTTTACTGTGGTCCTACGGCACACCCTAGCCGATATGGGACTGTTTTAGTGCTTACCTGCATCTTGCCCTCCGACTTGTTGCTCCGCGTTGATCCTTCTTCCCCGCCGTGTCGGTCCAAGTCTTCTCCGCTGGGCATAGGTGCCGGAGAGGGGATCTCGCCCCGGATGGTAGGGATTGGGTGACAGTATCTTGCATTTTCTAACATGGGTTATTTTTCTTTAGTGACAATTTTGTTCTTTCCCCTACTCTAACACCACAAAATCTTCCCCTTGAGTTGTGATTCTTACTATGAACATACTACGTCCAAACCGAGATAAATATACACGTCTAACAGAATATCTAAACCGAGAGAAATCAGAAATTAGAAAGAGAATTCACATCAACATTGACACGGGTGGTTTTCGCGCTGCACCAATCACGAAGCACCCAAGCACGAATCTCGGAGCGCCGATGCCTCAACGCATCTGAGAAACCGTtccaagctcgccgccgacg is part of the Oryza glaberrima chromosome 4, OglaRS2, whole genome shotgun sequence genome and encodes:
- the LOC127771739 gene encoding F-box protein At1g47056-like, which codes for MGQSPSTPRLAKSSSSSSSSTSSASPSPPPPPPMAPPRAQRTMLVVAGDAPPTAGGGARFAAPPPERDHTQDLPDEILSLVFASLTPTDRNACSLTCARWKEVDASTRHRLSLDARAALGYAAQGIFARFTAVSKLALRCARGSGTDSLSDDGARQVAAALPSARLARLKLRGLRQLSDDGLASLAGATPVIRKLSVASCSFGPKAFVAVLRSCPLLEDLSVKRLRGLPDTAGATTAITEEILFPPASSLRSVCLKDLYSALCFVPLVASSPNLRSLKILRCSGSWDLPLEVIAARVPGLVELHLEKLQVGDRGLSAVSACANLEVLFLVKTPECTDAGIISVAEKCHKLRKLHIDGWRTNRIGDHGLMAVARGCPDLQELVLIGVNPTVQSLRMLGEHCRSLERLALCGCETVGDPEIICLAERCAALKKLCIKGCPVSDRGMWALNGGCPSLVKVKLKRCRGVSYECIENLKVVRGGSFSISLDIVLERDAGGAIENGGQEAGQVQITELTDQMAAMDLPTNATNAQSSAQASSRMRSVMSALRRRFGNPPAL